A genomic window from Ciona intestinalis chromosome 8, KH, whole genome shotgun sequence includes:
- the LOC100183961 gene encoding glucosylceramidase: MIRFLFAFVVIIQSALSEPCVPRDYGHESFVCVCNATYCDTLLTNRPVPLNSVSVYTTSKSKSRFDFSLEQLQKAQGFSTVQPTITVTDEKVFQTIKGFGGAATDAATINIKSLSSKTQDQLIASYFGPLGIEYNIIRVPIASCDYSTREYTYLDTPNDFNLSTFALAKEDINYKIPILKSAFAMSKNNLSLYGSPWTAPAWLKTSDNEIGRGWLQGQAGDKYHKTWAEYFTRFLDEYKKHGIEFWGLTVQNEPSNGLLVKSSWQSTGFTAEMQRDFVKMDLGPALRKHGYGNIKLMILDDQRLFLPAFPEVVLADKEAAQYVSGIGVHWYWDWLIGPDVLDDTHNKFPDTFILGTEACNKDSPQPDLGKWDTGVKYSNSILDNLNNWAVGWVDWNMCLDLQGGPNWANNFDDSPVIANATADEFYKQPMFYHLGHFSKFLVEGSVRIHSTGTDLPSDIKYVAAKTPSGSFVLVVLNTSADDVPITVVANESMFNVTSPADSIQTFTWSKYQ, from the coding sequence ATGATTCGCTTTTTGTTTGCATTCGTCGTTATAATACAAAGTGCTTTGTCCGAACCATGCGTACCTCGAGATTATGGGCACGAGTCGTTCGTCTGCGTTTGCAATGCTACATATTGTGACACTCTGCTTACAAACCGACCGGTACCATTGAACTCGGTAAGTGTGTACACAACATCAAAAAGTAAATCAAGATTTGATTTTTCACTGGAACAACTTCAAAAAGCACAAGGCTTTTCGACTGTCCAACCAACTATTACAGTAACCGATGAGAAAGTTTTTCAGACCATCAAAGGCTTTGGTGGCGCTGCTACTGATGCTGCAACCATTAATATTAAGTCTCTGAGCTCTAAGACACAAGATCAGTTAATTGCTAGTTATTTTGGGCCTTTGGGAAttgaatataatattataagaGTACCTATCGCAAGTTGCGATTATTCTACACGAGAATACACCTACCTGGATACTCCGAACGATTTTAATCTTTCTACTTTCGCATTAGCTAAGGAAGATATAAACTACAAAATTCCGATTTTGAAATCGGCATTTGCAATGTCCAAAAATAACCTTTCTCTTTATGGAAGCCCATGGACTGCACCAGCTTGGTTAAAAACTTCTGATAATGAGATTGGTAGGGGTTGGTTACAAGGACAAGCAGGAGATAAATACCATAAAACATGGGCCGAGTATTTCACACGATTTTTGGACGAATATAAAAAGCATGGTATCGAATTTTGGGGCTTAACTGTTCAAAATGAACCTTCAAATGGACTTCTGGTAAAGAGTAGTTGGCAGTCTACTGGTTTCACTGCAGAAATGCAGagagattttgtaaaaatggaCCTGGGTCCTGCATTGAGAAAACATGGATATGGAAATATTAAACTGATGATTTTAGATGACCAACGACTCTTTTTGCCAGCTTTTCCTGAAGTTGTTCTTGCAGATAAAGAAGCAGCACAGTATGTTTCTGGTATTGGTGTCCATTGGTATTGGGACTGGCTTATTGGACCTGATGTGTTAGATGACACACATAATAAGTTTCCTGATACATTTATTCTTGGCACAGAAGCATGTAACAAGGACAGTCCACAGCCTGATTtaggaaaatgggacacaggAGTAAAATACAGCAACAGTATTCTTGATAACCTTAATAACTGGGCTGTTGGTTGGGTAGATTGGAACATGTGTCTTGATTTACAAGGAGGCCCAAACTGGGCCAACAATTTTGACGACAGTCCTGTAATTGCCAATGCAACTGCAGACGAATTCTACAAGCAACCTATGTTTTATCACTTGGGACATTTCAGCAAATTTTTGGTAGAAGGTTCAGTGAGAATTCATTCTACTGGCACTGACCTACCGAGTGATATCAAATATGTGGCTGCAAAAACCCCAAGTGGTAGCTTTGTCCTTGTGGTTCTCAACACATCAGCTGATGATGTTCCTATTACAGTGGTTGCTAATGAAAGCATGTTTAATGTAACAAGCCCAGCAGATTCTATTCAAACTTTCACTTGGTCAAAGTATCAATAA
- the LOC100180761 gene encoding putative N-acetylated-alpha-linked acidic dipeptidase, with protein sequence MPSRFVVVLVSVLAVSVSIGIGVIIGYFSHPSANSNVQAPIEDESIQQKLMNSINKENIQTHLKFLTKKPHIAGRSNDEVELVTYIENEWKANGLDNVVSYPYNVLLSYPKQGDSNYVAIVAADGTESDISQRKELVIDPEQNDPDVVDPFNAYSAAGEPEGDIVYVNYGTIDDFIYLNRTMLIDFHNKICIARYGSIFRGDKAKHAEQYGCAGLILYSDPANYCVPGEGVYPDSWYLPPTGVQRGNLKLARGDPRTIDYPSIPTAWFKNVSETSLPKIPVTPIGYIDAVKYLSKMGGPAVPAGWSGGLNITYRIGPGFSGTYASSKMKMSVKTENEEKEIKNVMGFIRGSVEPDRYVLFGNHRDAWVFGATDPSSGTAVLMEMVRSYSVMLKQGWRPRRTLVFCSWGAEEYGLIGSTEWVEEFQKQLLFRAVAYINVDVSVKSSYVFSCRGVYSLSNLMFDVAKSVPNPDTAEVSKGRTTVYDTWLLRSPFNSSDPSSLPFFGTLGSGSDYTMFLQSVGVPAIDMTYDYDRGLGISSYPLYHSVYETFDMVTTYVDPEFTYHLAMARIWAEAGRRLSDSVILPIDCRLYGVYLDRSYDSLMTIYGKSMRGNGIDTDKLKEVIDLFAVAANEIHDKENTLDLSNDFLVRGYNDQLMQLERAFLDQNPLPGRPVYRHYITAPSQHNNYGNSGFPGLVDSMFDIDADPDQVGRWEEVKRQYSILIFHILSAASTLRTPVPM encoded by the exons ATGCCTTCAAgatttgttgttgtgttgGTCTCTGTACTTGCTGTTTCAGTTTCAATTGGCATCGGAGTTATAATTGGGTATTTTTCTCATCCGTCCGCCAACAGTAACGTCCAGGCACCGATAGAAGATGAGTCTATCCAGCAAAAGTTAATGAATAGTATTAATAAGGAAAATATCCAGACACATCTCAA aTTCCTGACGAAAAAGCCCCACATCGCGGGGCGAAGCAACGACGAGGTGGAACTTGTGACCTACATTGAAAACGAGTGGAAAGCGAACGGACTGGACAACGTTGTAAGCTACCCGTACAACGTCTTGTTATCATACCCGAAACAAGGAGACTCGAACTACGTTGCAATAGTTGCGGCTGACGGTACAGAGTCAGATATATCACAACGAAAAGAACTAGTCATCGACCCGGAACAAAATGACCCCGACGTGGTAGATCCGTTTAACGCTTATTCTGCGGCGGGAGAGCCGGAG GGTGATATCGTCTACGTGAATTACGGAACCATAGACGACTTCATTTACTTAAACAGGACGATGCTCATTGATTTTCACAACAAAATCTGCATCGCAAGATACGGCTCAATTTTCCGAGGAGATAAAG CAAAGCACGCAGAGCAGTACGGGTGTGCTGGTCTTATACTTTACTCCGACCCAGCAAACTACTGTGTTCCTGGCGAAGGGGTTTACCCCGACAGTTGGTACCTCCCACCCACTGGTGTACAGAGAGGAAATCTAAAACTTGCTCGCGGCGATCCAAGGACCATCGATTATCCTTCGATTC caACGGCATGGTTTAAAAACGTGAGTGAAACATCTTTACCGAAAATTCCAGTCACACCAATAGGGTATATCGACGCTGTGAAATACTTGAGCAAAATGGGAGGACCTGCCGTACCTGCAGGCTGGAGTGGCGGTCTGAACATTACGTACAGAATAGGCCCAGGATTTTCTGGCACTTACGCAAGcag CAAAATGAAAATGAGCGTAAAAACAGAGAACGAAGAAAAGGAAATTAAGAATGTGATGGGATTTATAAGAGGCTCAGTTGAACCTG ACCGATATGTTTTGTTCGGCAATCACCGCGATGCTTGGGTGTTTGGTGCCACTGACCCCTCCAGCGGAACCGCTGTGCTTATGGAGATGGTACGATCGTATAGTGTGATGTTAAAACAAGGTTGGCGACCCAGAAGAACTCTCGTGTTTTGTAGTTGGGGCGCGGAAGAATATGGTCTTATTGGTTCTACAGAATGGGTTGAG GAATTCCAGAAACAACTTCTGTTTCGAGCAGTGGCTTATATTAATGTTGACGTCAGCGTTAAATCTTCCTACGTGTTTTCATGCCGTGGAGTTTATAGTTTGAGTAATCTAATGTTCGACGTGGCAAAGTCGGTCCCAAACCCTGATACAGCAGAAGTGTCTAAAGGAAGAACAACAGTATATGATACTTGGCTCTTACGAAGTCCATTCAATTCTTCTGATCCAAGTTCCCTACCATT TTTCGGCACGTTGGGTTCTGGAAGTGATTACACCATGTTTCTACAAAGCGTTGGTGTTCCAGCTATTGATATGACGTACGACTATGATCGG GGACTTGGTATATCTTCCTACCCACTTTACCACTCTGTGTATGAGACGTTTGACATGGTGACTACATACGTTGATCCAGAGTTCACTTATCATCTGGCCATGGCTCGCATTTGGGCAGAAGCCGGACGCCGGTTGTCGGATTCTGTTATCCTGCCCATTGATTGCAGATTATACGGTGTCTACCTCGATAGGAGTTATGATAGCCTGATGACAATATACGGAAAGAGCATGAGAGGAAATGGTATAGATACAG ataaGCTAAAAGAAGTAATCGATTTGTTTGCTGTTGCCGCGAATGAAATTCACGACAAGGAAAACACTCTGGACCTTTCGAA TGATTTCCTGGTCCGGGGGTACAACGATCAATTGATGCAATTGGAAAGGGCATTTCTGGATCAAAATCCACTTCCTGGAAGGCCTGTGTACAG ACATTACATAACTGCACCAAGCCAGCACAACAACTACGGTAACTCTGGTTTCCCTGGTTTAGTGGACTCGATGTTTGATATAGACGCAGATCCTGATCaagtgggaagatgggaagaAGTGAAAAGACAATATTCGATTCTCATTTTTCACATTCTATCAGCAGCATCGACACTGCGCACCCCAGTGCCGATGTAA